The following are from one region of the Numenius arquata chromosome 23, bNumArq3.hap1.1, whole genome shotgun sequence genome:
- the SOST gene encoding sclerostin: MQISWAVCSACVLIQIAFQSVEGWQMFKNDATEIIPEITENTETPMEQTFSNNNTMNQAKHGGRHIQQAPDHNDASDFSCREMRTTRYVTEGLCRSIKPVKELVCSGQCVPSHLLPNSIGRGKWWRQNAMDYRCIPAHTRTQRIQMACPEEETRTYKFRAVTSCKCKRYTRYHNQSELKDFGKETVRPQKNKKPRLSRARSSKSNQHELENAY; encoded by the exons ATGCAGATCTCTTGGGCTGTGTGCTCTGCCTGTGTCTTAATACAAATTGCATTTCAATCTGTGGAAGGGtggcaaatgtttaaaaatgatgCTACAGAAATAATTCCTGAGatcactgaaaatacagaaactcCAATGGAGCAGACTTTCAGCAACAACAACACAATGAACCAGGCAAAGCATGGAGGAAGACACATACAACAAGCTCCAGACCATAATG atgctTCTGACTTTAGCTGCAGAGAAATGCGAACCACCCGCTATGTCACAGAGGGGCTTTGCCGCAGCATCAAGCCTGTCAAGGAACTGGTCTGCTCTGGCCAGTGTGTCCCCTCACACCTCCTTCCCAACTCCATTGGCAGGGGGAAGTGGTGGCGTCAGAACGCCATGGATTATCGCTGCATTCCTGCTCACACTCGCACGCAGCGCATCCAGATGGCTTGTCCCGAGGAAGAGACTCGGACTTACAAATTCCGAGCTGTCACATCCTGCAAATGCAAGCGCTACACTCGCTACCACAACCAGTCGGAGCTGAAGGACTTCGGAAAGGAAACTGTCAGGCCTCAGAAGAACAAGAAGCCTCGTCTCTCCAGAGCCAGGAGCAGCAAATCTAACCAGCATGAGTTAGAAAATGCTTATTAG